Proteins found in one Alphaproteobacteria bacterium genomic segment:
- the ykgO gene encoding type B 50S ribosomal protein L36, producing MKIRSSLKTIKTRHKACRVVRRKGRVYVINKTNPRFKARAG from the coding sequence ATGAAGATCCGCTCGTCGCTCAAGACGATCAAGACCCGCCACAAGGCCTGCCGCGTCGTGCGCCGCAAGGGTCGGGTCTACGTCATCAACAAGACCAACCCGCGCTTCAAGGCGCGCGCCGGCTGA